The Nitrosopumilus sp. DNA window TGACCCTCTCTCCTGGAGATTCAAAAGATTTTGAGTTTATTATATCTCCAAAATCACAAAAAGATCTATTGGGTATTTCCTTGATTCTGTCATCTACTCGTGATTTTCTAAATATTGATCTGTTAGATAACACACCTGAATCATTTCAATTAGATTCTAATACTCCTTATCCAATCACTACTATCATCCATGCATCAGATGATGCTGAACCTGGAATATACAAAATACTTGTTGGTGTACAAACATCTGATGTTGCAATCAGTAAATTTATCACAGTGACAATAGAGTGATACCAGACTTAGATTCCCAAATTGGTATTTCAGTTTACAGTACAACCTTTGCTGGAATTGGAGGAAAAATAAGAGTGTCTGTTGATGATTTTCAAGTAAGCGAATTAATTTCTAAAAAAGTCGAAAATTCTATAATTGATCAGAATGGTTATGCCGTTTACAAGTTAAAAAAGAAAAACATTGATACTAATCATGCTCTATCTAAAATTTTTGCCAAAAAAGGAATACGTCTAAAATCTCTTGGATTGAAAGACGCTTCTGCCCTTACTGAACAATTTGTATGCTCTGATAATAAAGGACGGGCAATTGAAATTTTTTCTACTGACAAATATGTTCTTGAAAAGATCGGTTATGTAAAAAAACCATTGTCAAAAAAAGATATGATTGGAAATCATTTTAAAATTAAAATCTCTGAGTGCTCAAACTCATTGTCTTCTTTTATTGAATATGACAAAATTCTAAATTTCTATGGTTATCAGCGTTTTGGCTCAAAAAGAGCTGTGACTCACCTAATTGGAAAGGCACTTTTAAAAAGGAATTTTAAAAAAGCAATTGAATTAATTTTATGTTTTACATCTATTTATGATTCAAAAGAAAATACTGAGATTCGTGAAAAACTATCTGACTCTAAAAATTATAAAAAATATTTTGATCAAGTTCCACCACAAATGGATATTGAAAGAATTGTTCTAAAAGAGATGATTGATCATGGTGAACCAATTCGTGCAATCAGAAAAATCCCTGTATCTTTAAGGCGTTTTTATATTCAAGCTTACCAGTCTTTTATTTTTAATCAGTCTCTAAGTTATGTTTTTTTAGATGGTGAAAATCTCTTTGAAGCAGAATCTGGTGATGTTTGTTTTGATTTTAATGGGATAATTGGAAAATATGTGAAAGGATTGGACCAGAATTTGGCATTACCTTTTGTTGGTTATTCTTATTACAAAAAAACACGTTTTGACTATCAAATATCTAAAATATTGCAACAAGAAGAAATTTCACCCAAAGATTTTTTCATAAAAGAGATGCAAGAAGTAAGTAGTGAAGGTGGTTTTCGGCAAGCTACAATTCATTGTTCTGATTATTCAGCAAATGAAAATACTGTAGAGTTTTCATTGTCAAGAGGTTCCTTTGCAACCATTTTGTTGCGAGAAATTATGAAGCCTCAAGATCCAATCTCTGCTGGTTTTTGATCCATCTGGAAGGATATTTTAGGTGTCTTTAAGTAGATATTTTTACGGAGATTTGATTTAGATTAAAAACATATGCATGATATAATCTGTAATATCATCTAAGATCAGTATGTTTACCATCAATTAAAAAATCCTGAAATCAAAAGTTATTTCATTACTTATGGTAGGTGTAATATTATATCTGAATTTGTTGTAGACGATCTGTACCAATTACTGAAATTATTATCTTTAAAATCGAAAAACCAAAATTTAGTACCACCACTCTTACTTGATTAATTTTTCTTGTTGACTATAACTCCTGCTATCATTGTGATTATCCCTATAATTACAATTTGGATTCCATATGTTACCCAATCTGGATTTGAATACATAAAAGATGTCTCAGGACCTATCATTGATTGTCCTTGAAGATGAAAAGTTGTCCCGGAAATCAGTATTGTGATCCCTATTATTGTTATTGTCTTGCCTATTCTCACAAATATCTATTCGTTCTTTGTATTAAAAAGGGTAAACAGAATTGATCATTTGACCAAATCATTTCTTGATTTGGTTTTTAATTATTTTATTTAGACTCTATAAAATGTCTAATTGGAATGACATCTATGAATCAAATGGTCACAGCTATGTAGGTTTTATACTGTTTATTTCGGCAGCATCTCTTGCGATAATCCTATTTTTAATATTTTATCCTCAGATAGAGGCTATTAACAAAGAGTCTCCTATTCTGATAAATATCATGTTTATTCCAGCTATAGCTGTAGGTTTTCTTTATGGCGTGAGAATTACTGAACGTGCTGTGAAACCATCAGAAATTCGAAGTCCAATAAAAAGATCGATTGTAAAGATATTTCTGTTCTTTTTTGTTATGGGTGGGATGTTTAGCTCTGTAAATTTTGCCCTAAATGGAGGTAGTATAATGCCACAGGTGTCTATTTTAGATGATGGTCTTTTATCTTGGTTAGATAATTTCATAACTTCAAATGGTGGAGCTACTTTTCTAATAATTACTAGTATTGGTTTAATGGCAGGGGCTACAAAAAGAATTGTTGGTATGGATACTGGATTTGTAAATAGGGTGGTAACTTTTGTTGGTACTTTTGTATTTTTTACAATGCTTGTGTTAAGTTTCACACAATCTGATCCAACATCCTCAGGTGTTTTCTTGTATACATTTTATCAAGCCGGAATTGTAGGTGGTGCATTCTTTGCAATGAATAGACTTACAAAGAATCAAAATATGTTTGAAGACTTTGCTAATGGTTTTTAGATTATTCTTCTAGGTCTACATAAACTCCAGAGATCTCGTTGTTTATTCGATCCCAGTACTTCTCACACCCTTCTGTTTTGAAATCATTTTCTTTACATTCGTTAAAATGATATGTATTCTCCCTTTGCATATTATCTGCTAGAAGACCGTCGGCGCCAATAAATAATGCGATAATTCCAATTGCAGCAAGGCTTGCAGACACTACGATCATACTATAACCTACCTGTGCATAATTGTGAGACTCTTTCATTTATGGAAGATCAATCCCTCTTGAATTTAATCTTTTCAAGTGTAGATTTTGCGATCAAATCTGTAATACTAGCATGATTTTTGAGAAAAGCTAAAAAGAAAAGTCTTCAAATTAATCTCATTGAGTATACAAATTCTTCAATATGAGTTTCTTGGGCCCATTTCTCTTGATGAGTGGGGGCCGCCCATGGAAAAATTAGTCTATCTAATTCTTTCAAGAGATAAGGATAAATTCAATATTCTGTATGTTGGTGACTGCTCCAAGACTGACGAAAAGTCTTTTTTTGTTCAGCATCCTAATCTCAAATGCTGGGTAAAACATTCGGGCTCTGAAAAATCATTATTTTTGGCAATATTGCCATTGTTTGACTCTAGTGACATACACCGAAAAAATATCCTAAATAAAATAATGATTCATTACAAACCTCCTTGTAATTTGGATGATCTTCCTCAAATCAAACCGGATTATTTAGTGAGAAAATCTGAAAAGTCTGAACCAAAATATGTGTGTCCCTGCTGTGGCTCTGATATGAAATCCGAACAAATTCTTGAAAAATCTACTATCTTTCGTTGTGTAAACTGTGGGTTAAGTGATACAAAGCTTAATTGTTAACCTTATTTTGAACATCAAACAATTGTAAGGTCAACAAGTCTATGGCTTTTTTCAGATGTTGAAATTCGTTAATTGCATGTATTTGCCCTTCAACTAATGTTCTCATCACTTTAACTGAATTTTTTTGATGATCATCAGAGGCAACAATTTCCATGGCATTCAACTTGGATAACACATTATCGAGATCTTTTATCATTTCATTTGATGGTTTATGTTTATCCATAAACTACCTGAAACAATTTTAATATATTAATCGTTACAAGAGTTCTTCATCGATCTTTTGAATTGGATCTAGATATTGCTGACACACACATGTTGGAATTTGGCATTTTCCTACTTTGATGATTGAATTACTCTGTTTATTTGGTATGTGTGCCTCATCTGTATGATGACATCGGCTGCAATTCATATCTAAAATCATTCTATCCTTTATTTAATCTGCAAGTTAAGGAATTAAAACTGCTCTAGCTTCAATCTCTGAATTTTTCAATTTTTTGAGAGCTTCATTTGCATCTTCTAATGCAAATATTTGATAAACCACTTCGATATTCTTTTCATCACATATTTTGATAACTTGCTCCATATCCTTAGTTGAACCTATCAGTGTACCTCTAATTGTCTTTTCCTCGAATGCCATAAATGCAGGTCTTTCTCCCACTGTTGCAATTACTACTAGTCCTCCTTTCTTTATTGATTTGATTGCTGTGTCTGTAACAATATCTGCTGGTGCAAATACTATTGCAGCATCTAACAAACCATGTTTTTCTTCTAATTTGTCTAAAAATTCTTTCTGGTCTTTTAAAAACATCATTGTATCCACTGCACCTAATCTTTTTGCAATCTTAAGATGTTTTTCTGATCTAGAAAATGCAATTACATCACAATTCTCAACTTTTGCAAATTGAACTGCCATATGACCTACTCCTCCAATTCCAAAGATTCCTATTTTTTTATGTAATTTTGGTTCTGCAGCTTTAACTGCCTTATATGCCGTGATACCTGCACAAAATAACGGTGCTGCATATTCTGGTTTCATGTTTTCTGGAACTTTGGTTGCAAAATCATCTACCACTGTAATGTATTCTGTATACCCTCCTTTGAATGATTCACCTGTGATTGTTGATGACTCGCAAAGATACTCTTTTCCTTCATTGCAATATTGGCATTTCTTACATGCTTCTAAGAGTGGTGTGATTCCTGCTCTATCGCCTACTCTAAATTTTGTTACATTGTCTCCGACTTGAATCACTTTTCCTACAATTTCATGACCTGGAACTGTGGGAAGTGAAGGCGGAATTCCAATATCTTGCCAGTCTCCTTCTATTCCGTGAAGTTGTGAATGACAAACTCCACACGCTTCTATTTTTAGTAAAATCTCATTAGGTCTTTTAATTTCATGCTTTTTAATGTGTTTTAATTTTAACGGATTTGTCTCAATCGCTGCGCATTTTTCAAGTACCATTGCACGCATCTTTTCCATGTTATTCCAAATAGCACATGGGATTTTAAGATTCGCTAATCTCACCCTACTTTTGGCTACCTGATTAGATTGAAAATACATCCTTCTGTAACTCATAGGTTTTCAAGGCTGGATATCTGGAATGTTGTTAATTGAAGATAAAATCATATTTTCTAACCCACTTGAGATTACACTTTATTACCAAAACTCATTAAAAAAATAAAGAACCCTATTGAATGTAATAACATGTCTGAAATTACAGATGAGGATCGTGAGAGAGTCAAATTATTGCGTTTGATTACATCTTCTAAAAATGAATTCAAAAATCTTTCATTGGATCAATTAAAAAGATTACAGGAATTGGTTGAAAAAAAAGATTACAGTCATGATAAAAAAGCTCATAAATCTAAAGTAAAATTACTTAGAAAAATTAATGTGAGAATTTACGAATTAACCGAAGGTAGAGGAATCTGGGATTAGTCTGTCAATTAGGTACAAATATTCTAACGAATTTGATCAGTTGTGGTAGAAAACAACCTTATTCATGAAACAAGTCCTTACTTACTTCAACATGCACATAATCCTGTACAATGGTATGCCTGGAACGATGAGGCTTTAAAAAAAGCAAAAGATGAGAACAAACCGATTTTTCTCAGTATCGGTTATAGCTCATGTCATTGGTGTCATGTTATGGCACATGAATCTTTTGAAAATGATGAGGTTGCAAAATTTATGAATGAAAACTTTGTAAATATCAAAGTAGATAGAGAAGAAAGACCTGATGTTGATGATATTTATCAAAAAGTTTGTCAGATAGCAACTGGTCAAGGTGGTTGGCCACTGAGTATTTTTCTTACTCCTGATCAAAAACCATTCTATGTTGGAACTTATTTTCCTGTATTGGATTCTTATGGCCGTCCTGGATTTGGAAGTATTTGTAGGCAACTCTCTCAAGCATGGAAGGAAAAACCAAAAGATATTGAAAAATCTGCAGAGAATTTTCTAAACGCT harbors:
- the truD gene encoding tRNA pseudouridine(13) synthase TruD — encoded protein: MIPDLDSQIGISVYSTTFAGIGGKIRVSVDDFQVSELISKKVENSIIDQNGYAVYKLKKKNIDTNHALSKIFAKKGIRLKSLGLKDASALTEQFVCSDNKGRAIEIFSTDKYVLEKIGYVKKPLSKKDMIGNHFKIKISECSNSLSSFIEYDKILNFYGYQRFGSKRAVTHLIGKALLKRNFKKAIELILCFTSIYDSKENTEIREKLSDSKNYKKYFDQVPPQMDIERIVLKEMIDHGEPIRAIRKIPVSLRRFYIQAYQSFIFNQSLSYVFLDGENLFEAESGDVCFDFNGIIGKYVKGLDQNLALPFVGYSYYKKTRFDYQISKILQQEEISPKDFFIKEMQEVSSEGGFRQATIHCSDYSANENTVEFSLSRGSFATILLREIMKPQDPISAGF
- a CDS encoding alcohol dehydrogenase catalytic domain-containing protein, with amino-acid sequence MEKMRAMVLEKCAAIETNPLKLKHIKKHEIKRPNEILLKIEACGVCHSQLHGIEGDWQDIGIPPSLPTVPGHEIVGKVIQVGDNVTKFRVGDRAGITPLLEACKKCQYCNEGKEYLCESSTITGESFKGGYTEYITVVDDFATKVPENMKPEYAAPLFCAGITAYKAVKAAEPKLHKKIGIFGIGGVGHMAVQFAKVENCDVIAFSRSEKHLKIAKRLGAVDTMMFLKDQKEFLDKLEEKHGLLDAAIVFAPADIVTDTAIKSIKKGGLVVIATVGERPAFMAFEEKTIRGTLIGSTKDMEQVIKICDEKNIEVVYQIFALEDANEALKKLKNSEIEARAVLIP